A region of Bifidobacterium adolescentis ATCC 15703 DNA encodes the following proteins:
- a CDS encoding carbohydrate ABC transporter permease, producing the protein MTSATVATKPAAAQSGQSQAKPEKIRKDHSINWWLTAAVAVLSLTVLVPLYFAVVTALKTPGEAGTFSLPTTWEWHNFADAWNKVNYPKAALNSAIITVCAVVLTLLTNTFVAYAVARNMDKRFFRFLYYFFLAMMFVPFTVVMLPIAKEMGTLHLDNQLGLIILYTILGIGTNLFIAIGFIRSIPISLEEAARIDGASTWRIFWTIIFPLMGPINATIAILTALWAWNDFLLPLITLTDQSNQTIPLAQYVFQSQFTSNYPMAFASYLMAMAPVLIVYVFAQKWVVGGVMRGAVK; encoded by the coding sequence ATGACTAGCGCAACTGTTGCAACCAAGCCGGCCGCCGCGCAAAGCGGACAATCGCAAGCGAAGCCGGAGAAGATCCGCAAGGACCACAGCATCAACTGGTGGCTGACGGCGGCCGTCGCCGTGCTGAGCCTGACGGTGCTCGTGCCGCTGTACTTCGCCGTCGTCACCGCGCTGAAGACGCCGGGCGAAGCGGGCACGTTCAGCCTGCCGACCACGTGGGAATGGCATAATTTCGCGGACGCGTGGAACAAGGTGAACTATCCGAAGGCCGCGCTCAATTCCGCGATCATCACCGTGTGCGCTGTGGTGCTGACGCTGCTGACGAACACGTTCGTCGCGTACGCCGTGGCAAGGAACATGGATAAGCGGTTCTTCCGCTTCCTGTACTACTTCTTCCTGGCCATGATGTTCGTGCCGTTCACCGTCGTCATGCTGCCGATCGCCAAGGAAATGGGCACCCTGCACCTGGACAACCAGCTCGGTCTGATCATTCTGTACACGATTCTCGGCATCGGCACGAACCTGTTCATCGCGATCGGCTTCATCCGTTCGATTCCGATTTCGTTGGAAGAGGCGGCGCGCATCGACGGCGCTTCGACCTGGCGTATCTTCTGGACGATTATTTTCCCGCTGATGGGACCGATCAACGCCACGATCGCCATCCTGACCGCACTGTGGGCATGGAACGACTTCCTGCTGCCGTTGATCACGCTGACCGACCAGAGCAATCAGACGATTCCGCTGGCGCAGTACGTGTTCCAGAGCCAGTTCACGTCGAACTATCCGATGGCCTTCGCCTCCTACCTGATGGCCATGGCCCCGGTGCTTATCGTCTACGTCTTCGCCCAAAAGTGGGTCGTCGGTGGTGTGATGAGAGGAGCCGTGAAGTGA
- a CDS encoding carbohydrate ABC transporter permease, whose translation MTGNISAKADKAAAKKPKKVSKYSKRKVDPAFYWMTIPAMILVCIFLYLPFLQGAMYSFTNSQGYGDYKFIGFKNYIAMFQDARVGHAYLFTIFIAILITLGTNILGMFLAVLLNSKIAFKNGFRAIFFIPYTLSVLVIGYVFKYIFMTPLPALGQALHIDWLSTSMISNPDLAWFPIVFLSIWQGVAYSTLLYLAGLQTIDNEIYEAASIDGVNAWQNFWQITFPLIGPFFTINMVLSLKNSLGAFDQVMALTKGGPDSKTETVSYLIFQNGLGNGEYSYQMANAVTFFIVLAILAFVQLKFFSGKEKV comes from the coding sequence ATGACTGGCAATATCTCGGCCAAGGCCGACAAGGCCGCCGCAAAGAAGCCGAAGAAGGTTTCGAAATACTCCAAGCGCAAGGTCGATCCGGCGTTCTACTGGATGACCATTCCCGCGATGATTCTCGTGTGCATCTTCCTGTACCTGCCGTTCCTGCAGGGCGCGATGTACTCGTTCACCAATTCGCAGGGTTACGGCGATTACAAGTTCATCGGCTTCAAGAACTACATCGCGATGTTCCAGGACGCACGCGTCGGCCACGCGTATCTGTTCACGATTTTCATCGCGATTCTGATCACGCTCGGCACGAACATCCTCGGCATGTTCCTGGCGGTGCTGCTGAACTCCAAAATCGCCTTCAAGAACGGCTTCCGAGCCATCTTCTTCATTCCGTACACCCTGTCGGTGCTGGTCATCGGCTACGTGTTCAAGTACATCTTCATGACCCCGCTGCCGGCCCTCGGCCAGGCGCTGCACATCGATTGGCTGTCCACATCCATGATCTCCAATCCGGATCTGGCATGGTTCCCGATCGTGTTCCTGTCCATCTGGCAGGGTGTGGCCTACTCCACGCTGCTGTACTTGGCGGGTCTGCAGACCATCGACAACGAAATCTATGAGGCCGCGTCCATCGACGGCGTGAACGCCTGGCAGAACTTCTGGCAGATCACGTTCCCGCTGATTGGCCCGTTCTTCACCATCAACATGGTGCTGAGCCTCAAGAACTCGCTCGGCGCGTTCGACCAGGTCATGGCATTGACCAAGGGCGGTCCGGATTCCAAGACCGAAACCGTCTCCTACCTGATCTTCCAGAACGGCCTGGGCAACGGCGAATACTCCTACCAGATGGCGAACGCGGTCACGTTCTTCATCGTGCTGGCAATCCTCGCATTCGTGCAGCTGAAGTTCTTCAGCGGCAAGGAAAAGGTCTGA
- a CDS encoding ABC transporter substrate-binding protein: MKPDSNANTGTFRRIAGRAITAACAIVLTVGLAGCGNSTAGTVTLDFFQFKSEAADWFTAKAREFEKTHSNIKVNVNNSSDATTDLRTRLVKNREPDVITINGDINYGMLAEAGVFHDFTDDEIVDELNPGMVNIAKSLVQTTDKSKKRLYGIPYAGNASGYIINADVWKQAGEDPDNPPQTWSEFIALLKRLKAKGVTPVEASTADPWTLQAPLASLNSTLVPESEYAYLKDGSKTFSDLWTPVSGKLIEIYQNYTQKNPAVTYQQATQDIASGKAAILPLGTYAIPQIRLINKDANLRFAQMPATDNVKEQQLTAGDDVMLTIGAHTKHYTEAREFVDFLMSEENVQDYSKQQSAFTPYKDTYVGDEALNGVLDFYKAGKLADFCDHYVPASINLAGFLQTLVQSGNTKRFLNSMQSEYDKIEARNFR; this comes from the coding sequence ATGAAACCTGATTCCAATGCCAACACAGGCACCTTCAGGCGGATCGCGGGCCGTGCTATTACGGCTGCATGCGCGATTGTGCTGACGGTTGGGCTCGCGGGCTGCGGCAACAGCACCGCCGGCACGGTCACCTTGGATTTCTTCCAATTCAAGTCCGAGGCGGCGGATTGGTTCACCGCCAAGGCGCGTGAATTCGAGAAAACCCATTCCAACATCAAAGTCAATGTCAACAATTCGTCGGACGCCACCACCGATCTGCGCACGCGACTGGTGAAGAACCGCGAACCCGACGTCATCACCATCAACGGCGACATCAATTACGGCATGCTCGCCGAAGCGGGCGTCTTCCACGATTTCACCGACGACGAGATCGTCGACGAGCTCAATCCGGGCATGGTGAACATCGCGAAGAGCCTCGTGCAGACCACCGACAAGTCCAAGAAGCGTCTGTACGGTATTCCGTACGCGGGCAACGCAAGCGGCTACATCATCAACGCCGATGTGTGGAAGCAGGCCGGCGAGGATCCGGACAATCCGCCGCAGACGTGGAGCGAATTCATCGCGCTGCTCAAGCGGCTCAAGGCCAAGGGCGTCACGCCGGTTGAGGCGAGCACCGCCGATCCGTGGACGTTGCAGGCGCCGCTTGCATCGCTGAATTCGACGCTGGTGCCGGAATCGGAATACGCGTATCTCAAGGACGGCAGCAAGACCTTCTCCGACTTGTGGACGCCCGTCAGCGGCAAGCTGATTGAAATTTACCAGAACTACACGCAGAAGAATCCGGCCGTCACCTACCAGCAGGCTACGCAGGACATCGCTTCCGGCAAGGCCGCGATTCTGCCGCTCGGCACGTACGCGATTCCGCAGATCCGTCTGATCAACAAGGACGCCAATCTGCGGTTCGCGCAGATGCCGGCCACCGACAACGTCAAGGAACAGCAGCTGACCGCCGGCGACGACGTGATGCTGACGATCGGCGCGCATACGAAGCATTACACCGAGGCTCGCGAATTCGTCGACTTCCTGATGAGCGAGGAGAACGTGCAGGATTACTCCAAGCAGCAGTCTGCGTTCACCCCGTACAAGGATACGTACGTCGGCGATGAAGCGTTGAATGGCGTGCTCGACTTCTACAAGGCCGGCAAGCTGGCTGATTTCTGTGACCACTACGTGCCGGCAAGCATCAACCTCGCCGGTTTCCTGCAGACGTTGGTGCAGTCGGGCAATACTAAACGATTCCTGAACAGCATGCAGTCGGAATACGACAAGATCGAAGCCAGGAACTTTAGGTGA